The genomic stretch CGCAGGGTGACCCTCGTCTGGTGCGGCTTTTTCATCGGAAACGGCGCGATGGCGCTGTTCACCGTGCTCCACGGCGACATGCATCTGTGGACGCTGTGGAACGGTATGGTGGCCTACATCCTGATGGGAACGCTGATGGCAACCGAGTGGCTGGTGCGCCCGCGGGTGATAAAAAAAGAGATGCACAATGACTAACCCCCTTCCGCTGGGCCAGTGGTTAAACGCGCCCCGCCCTGACGACATGCCCGTTGCCTGGCTTGACGATCGTACCTGGACGCTTGGCCAGCTGCGCCACGACGTGACCTTACTGGTCGACACCCTGCGTCAGCAGGATGGCGAGCGCTGGGCGCTGTGCTTTGAAAACAGCTACCTGTTTATCGTTGCGCTTCTGGCCTCGCTGCATGCCGGTAAAACGCCGGTCATTCCCGGCCATAGCCGCGTTTCGCAGCTTGAAGAACAGCAGTCGTTGTTTAGCGGCGTCCTGAGCGACAGGACTCTCGATTTCCATGGCAAGCTGATTGTGGTGGCCTCCAGCCATCAGACTGCTCGCCGCTGGGCGCCCCTGCCGTCCATTGACGAAAGCCGCTTCGTTGAACTGTTCACCTCCGGCTCCACGGGGACGCCGCGCCGGGTGATTAAGCACATTGTCAGCCTGGATCGCGGAGCCCGTCTGCTGGCTGACCGCTTCGGCGAGCGTCTGACCGGCTGTAGCGTTGTCGCTTCGGTCGTACCGCAACATCTGTACGGCCTGACCTTCCGCATCGTCTTGCCGATGGCGCTGGGCCTGCCGCTGCATGCCGCGATGCTCTACTACGCAGAGCAGCTGGCCGCCCTTCCTCATGACAGGCATTACCTGTTCATCAGCAGCCCGGCGTTTCTGAAGCGCCTGGATACGGAGCTGCCCGCGCCGCCCGTCAGAATGCTGATTTCAGCAGGCGGAATGCTGCCCTGGTGCGACGTCTCAACCACCGCTGGCTGGCTTAACATCTGGCCGGATGAAATTTATGGCAGTACCGAAACCGGGATCCTCGCCTGGCGCCATCGCCAGCAGGATAACGTCCCATGGCAACCCTTCCCCGGCGTTATTTTCCATCAGGAAGATGACGCCTGTCGCGTCACGTCGCCGCTGATCCACGAGGCTGAAGGGCTCCAGCTGGACGATATCCTGCACTTCGACAGCGAGGGGCTGTTCAGCATCGCCGGTCGCCGCGGGCGGGTGGTCAAAATTGAAGAAAAGCGCATCTCGCTTAACGAGATTGAACGTCGCCTGCTGGAACTCGACGGCATTTGCGAAGCGGCTGCACTGCCGGTCACGCGCGGGGGCCGTCAGGGGATTGGCGTCCTGCTGGTTCTGGACGAAGCGGTTCGCCAGCGCGGGTATATGCAGGATAAAAAAGCGCAGGAGTTCGCCTGGCGTCGCGCCCTGCTGCCGTGGCTTGAGCCGGTCGCCGTTCCGCGATACTGGCGCATTGTCGATGAAATGCCGGTAAACAGTATGAACAAGCGTGTCTATGCGCAGTTAGAGGAGTTATTTCATGAAAATTCCTGAAATTGAGCGCCACCAGACACAGCCGGAGAAGCTGGAAATCATTTTGCATCTCGACGCGGCGCTGTTCTGGTTTCAGGGCCATTTTGCCGTACAGCCGCTGCTGCCCGGCGTTGCGCAGCTTGACTGGGTGATGCACTACGCAACGACCTTACTGGCACCGGGCTACCGCTTTCATAGCATTCAAAACGTGAAGTTCCAGGCGCCTCTGCTGCCGGAAAGCACAGTGACGCTGGTGCT from Enterobacter dykesii encodes the following:
- a CDS encoding acyl-CoA synthetase yields the protein MTNPLPLGQWLNAPRPDDMPVAWLDDRTWTLGQLRHDVTLLVDTLRQQDGERWALCFENSYLFIVALLASLHAGKTPVIPGHSRVSQLEEQQSLFSGVLSDRTLDFHGKLIVVASSHQTARRWAPLPSIDESRFVELFTSGSTGTPRRVIKHIVSLDRGARLLADRFGERLTGCSVVASVVPQHLYGLTFRIVLPMALGLPLHAAMLYYAEQLAALPHDRHYLFISSPAFLKRLDTELPAPPVRMLISAGGMLPWCDVSTTAGWLNIWPDEIYGSTETGILAWRHRQQDNVPWQPFPGVIFHQEDDACRVTSPLIHEAEGLQLDDILHFDSEGLFSIAGRRGRVVKIEEKRISLNEIERRLLELDGICEAAALPVTRGGRQGIGVLLVLDEAVRQRGYMQDKKAQEFAWRRALLPWLEPVAVPRYWRIVDEMPVNSMNKRVYAQLEELFHENS
- a CDS encoding hydroxymyristoyl-ACP dehydratase; this translates as MKIPEIERHQTQPEKLEIILHLDAALFWFQGHFAVQPLLPGVAQLDWVMHYATTLLAPGYRFHSIQNVKFQAPLLPESTVTLVLEWHAERQMLTFSYQRHAGAERHTASSGKIRLCQ